One Pyrococcus furiosus DSM 3638 genomic region harbors:
- a CDS encoding isopentenyl phosphate kinase — MILVKIGGSVISDKTRKFHFRAEVVKRIAYEISRFFPEEKFIVVHGGGSFGHPLAQKFRIRDGLKDYSSRHGFVVTHLAMVDLASRIAKCFLEQHVPGFPISSSSVFITSRGKIVSGYLNSVEEAIRREFVPILFGDVSFDVEKGIEIVSGDEIMVYLAKHFKPEKVIFLMDVDGLYTKFPGGELIREISASELKELLTKLEGSAGIDVTGGIKKKLEAVSELVHYTEEVWLINGLVKDRLSMAIVGNGIGTIVRP, encoded by the coding sequence ATGATCCTTGTAAAAATCGGAGGAAGTGTAATTAGCGATAAAACAAGGAAATTTCACTTCAGAGCAGAAGTAGTCAAGAGAATCGCCTATGAGATTTCGAGATTCTTTCCAGAGGAGAAGTTTATAGTTGTTCATGGAGGAGGAAGTTTTGGTCATCCTCTCGCCCAGAAGTTCCGAATAAGGGATGGGCTGAAGGATTATTCCAGTAGGCATGGGTTTGTTGTTACTCACTTGGCAATGGTAGATTTGGCTTCAAGAATAGCCAAGTGCTTTTTGGAGCAGCACGTTCCAGGATTTCCAATATCGAGTTCTTCTGTGTTTATAACTTCTCGAGGAAAGATCGTGAGTGGGTACCTTAATTCGGTGGAAGAGGCAATACGGAGGGAATTCGTTCCAATTTTATTTGGAGATGTATCATTTGATGTAGAGAAGGGGATAGAGATAGTTTCTGGAGATGAAATAATGGTCTATTTAGCTAAGCATTTCAAGCCTGAAAAAGTTATATTTCTTATGGATGTTGATGGATTGTATACAAAGTTTCCAGGAGGGGAGCTGATTAGAGAAATTAGTGCTAGTGAATTGAAAGAGCTACTAACAAAATTAGAGGGCTCTGCAGGAATTGATGTAACGGGGGGAATAAAGAAGAAATTGGAGGCAGTGAGTGAGCTAGTCCATTATACTGAGGAGGTTTGGCTTATCAATGGTTTAGTCAAGGATAGACTTTCAATGGCGATAGTTGGAAATGGTATCGGGACTATTGTTAGACCTTAG
- a CDS encoding ATP-dependent DNA ligase — protein sequence MRYLELAQLYQKLEKTTMKLIKTRLVADFLKKVPDDHLEFIPYLILGEVFPEWDERELGVGEKLLIKAVAMATGIDAKEIEESVKDTGDLGESIALAVKKKKQKSFFSQPLTIKRVYQTLVKVAETTGEGSQDKKVKYLADLFMDAEPLEAKYLARTILGTMRTGVAEGLLRDAIAMAFHVKVELVERAYMLTSDFGYVAKIAKLEGNEGLAKVQVQLGKPIKPMLAQQAASIRDALLEMGGEAEFEIKYDGARVQVHKDGSKIIVYSRRLENVTRAIPEIVEALKEAIIPEKAIVEGELVAIGENGRPLPFQYVLRRFRRKHNIEEMMEKIPLELNLFDVLYVDGQSLIDTKFIDRRRTLEEIIKQNEKIKVAENLITKKVEEAEAFYKRALEMGHEGLMAKRLDAVYEPGNRGKKWLKIKPTMENLDLVIIGAEWGEGRRAHLFGSFILGAYDPETGEFLEVGKVGSGFTDDDLVEFTKMLKPLIIKEEGKRVWLQPKVVIEVTYQEIQKSPKYRSGFALRFPRFVALRDDKGPEDADTIERIAQLYELQEKMKGKVES from the coding sequence ATGAGGTATCTAGAGCTTGCTCAACTTTATCAAAAGTTAGAAAAGACAACTATGAAACTTATAAAGACTAGACTTGTCGCCGACTTCCTGAAAAAAGTACCAGATGATCATCTGGAGTTCATTCCCTATCTAATTCTTGGAGAAGTTTTTCCAGAGTGGGATGAAAGGGAGCTGGGTGTGGGAGAAAAGCTGTTAATTAAAGCTGTAGCAATGGCCACTGGAATTGACGCAAAAGAAATCGAAGAGTCTGTAAAAGATACTGGAGACCTTGGAGAGAGCATAGCCTTAGCTGTAAAGAAAAAGAAGCAGAAGAGCTTCTTCTCTCAGCCCCTCACAATAAAGAGGGTATATCAAACCCTTGTAAAGGTTGCAGAAACAACGGGGGAGGGAAGCCAAGATAAAAAAGTAAAGTATCTAGCTGATTTGTTCATGGACGCAGAACCTTTAGAAGCTAAGTATCTTGCTCGTACAATCTTAGGAACAATGAGAACAGGAGTTGCAGAAGGATTGCTTAGAGATGCAATAGCAATGGCATTCCACGTAAAGGTAGAGCTTGTTGAGAGAGCTTACATGCTAACGAGTGATTTCGGATATGTAGCTAAAATAGCAAAGCTTGAAGGAAATGAAGGGCTAGCAAAAGTTCAAGTTCAACTCGGAAAGCCAATAAAGCCAATGCTTGCCCAGCAAGCTGCTAGCATAAGAGATGCACTTCTCGAGATGGGTGGAGAGGCAGAGTTCGAGATTAAATACGATGGAGCAAGGGTGCAGGTGCACAAGGATGGCTCAAAAATTATAGTCTATTCTAGAAGACTGGAGAACGTCACCAGAGCGATTCCAGAAATTGTTGAGGCTCTAAAAGAGGCAATAATACCTGAAAAGGCAATAGTGGAAGGAGAACTTGTGGCAATTGGAGAAAACGGAAGACCATTGCCCTTCCAATATGTGCTTAGAAGGTTTAGGAGAAAGCATAACATAGAAGAAATGATGGAAAAGATACCTCTCGAGCTCAACTTATTCGACGTTCTCTACGTAGATGGACAAAGCTTGATTGACACTAAGTTCATTGATAGAAGAAGAACACTTGAAGAAATAATAAAGCAGAATGAAAAGATAAAGGTAGCAGAAAACCTAATAACAAAGAAAGTCGAGGAAGCAGAGGCATTTTACAAGAGAGCACTCGAAATGGGGCACGAGGGATTGATGGCCAAGAGGTTAGATGCAGTCTACGAACCAGGTAACAGAGGAAAGAAGTGGTTGAAGATAAAGCCCACAATGGAGAACTTAGATTTAGTAATCATAGGAGCAGAATGGGGAGAGGGAAGAAGAGCCCATCTCTTTGGTTCATTCATCCTGGGAGCATATGATCCAGAAACAGGAGAATTCCTAGAGGTAGGAAAAGTGGGAAGTGGATTCACAGATGATGACTTAGTTGAGTTTACGAAGATGCTAAAGCCCCTTATTATAAAAGAGGAAGGAAAGAGAGTCTGGCTCCAGCCCAAAGTTGTTATTGAAGTGACATATCAAGAAATTCAGAAGAGTCCAAAATACAGAAGTGGATTTGCATTAAGGTTCCCAAGGTTCGTTGCACTTAGAGATGATAAAGGACCAGAAGATGCAGATACAATAGAGAGAATCGCACAACTTTACGAGTTGCAAGAAAAGATGAAAGGAAAAGTGGAAAGCTAA